In a genomic window of Labeo rohita strain BAU-BD-2019 chromosome 20, IGBB_LRoh.1.0, whole genome shotgun sequence:
- the tmem200a gene encoding transmembrane protein 200A, whose protein sequence is MIATGGVITGLAALKRQDSTRSQYHLPIQGPTPAPEKKCAKRKPRADVVVVRGKIRLYSASGFFLVLGVLILMAGIAMAVLGYWPHKDHQKAPESKLSVNNTQVGREQVGSIAQFLEQHLHSEKMKMLGPFTMGIGIFIFICANAILHENRDRETKIIHMRDMYSTVIDIHSLRIKEQKCTNGAYVGPYADTEIRSFGLDSQFASRLAANTLMSFSGLDGDVRFSHRTSSGEDDEGLMSEARGGLGLLSPTYKDRSECIFGFQDEGSRRWEDKRGALKKCQTRSIVSSSISAFTLPVIKLNNCVIDEPDIDSITEDLEQNRVHSRPPSMESLTVPVPDVAKAFKPPGTHLLRSNSATESPSSASSHSSLSPGSTSGRFLSPGAARKDFGSNNSLHMLSAHSKSLDLERGPTMLTVQPEQRKHPSWPRLDRSNSKGYTKLENKEDPMDRLIVPPVAVKKDYTKKEKLLMISRSHNNLSFEHDEFMSSSLKRGTSETRF, encoded by the coding sequence ATGATTGCAACAGGTGGGGTGATCACGGGGCTTGCAGCATTGAAAAGACAAGACTCCACCCGCTCTCAGTATCATCTGCCAATCCAGGGCCCCACCCCTGCACCTGAGAAGAAATGCGCTAAGCGTAAACCTAGAGCTGATGTGGTGGTGGTGAGAGGGAAGATCAGACTGTATTCAGCCTCGGGATTCTTCCTGGTTTTGGGAGTGCTGATCCTCATGGCAGGCATCGCAATGGCTGTTCTAGGATACTGGCCTCATAAGGACCACCAGAAGGCACCCGAGAGCAAGTTGTCCGTGAACAACACGCAGGTTGGCCGAGAGCAGGTGGGTTCCATTGCGCAGTTCTTGGAGCAGCACCTGCATTCAGAGAAGATGAAAATGCTGGGTCCTTTCACAATGGGAATTGGAATTTTTATCTTCATCTGTGCTAATGCCATCTTGCACGAGAACAGGGATCGTGAGACAAAGATCATCCACATGAGGGACATGTACTCGACTGTCATAGACATTCACAGCCTGCGGATTAAGGAGCAGAAATGTACGAACGGGGCCTACGTGGGTCCCTACGCAGACACGGAGATCCGTTCTTTTGGTCTGGACAGCCAGTTTGCCTCACGGCTCGCAGCAAATACGCTAATGTCCTTTTCCGGTCTTGATGGGGATGTCCGATTCTCCCACAGGACCAGCTCGGGTGAGGATGATGAGGGTCTAATGAGTGAGGCCAGAGGTGGATTAGGCCTGTTGTCGCCTACCTACAAGGACCGTTCTGAATGTATCTTCGGGTTCCAGGATGAGGGCAGTCGTCGGTGGGAGGACAAGCGTGGCGCGCTCAAGAAATGCCAAACGCGCTCCATCGTTTCCTCTTCCATCAGCGCCTTCACGCTGCCCGTCATTAAACTCAACAACTGCGTCATCGACGAGCCTGACATTGATAGCATCACGGAGGACTTAGAGCAGAACAGGGTCCACTCCAGACCTCCGTCAATGGAGTCGTTAACAGTCCCTGTTCCCGACGTCGCCAAAGCTTTCAAGCCTCCGGGCACCCACCTGCTCCGGAGCAACTCAGCCACTGAATCCCCAAGCTCCGCATCGTCCCATTCCTCACTGTCTCCTGGATCCACCAGCGGTAGATTCCTGTCACCTGGAGCAGCGCGTAAAGACTTCGGCTCCAATAACTCTCTCCACATGTTGTCAGCCCATTCCAAATCTCTAGATTTAGAGAGAGGGCCCACAATGCTGACTGTCCAGCCCGAACAGAGGAAACACCCTAGCTGGCCCAGATTGGACCGCAGTAATAGTAAAGGATACACTAAACTGGAGAACAAAGAGGACCCTATGGACCGGCTAATAGTGCCCCCAGTGGCGGTGAAGAAGGACTACACGAAAAAGGAGAAACTTCTTATGATCTCTAGGTCTCACAATAACTTGAGCTTTGAGCATGATGAGTTTATGAGCAGCAGTCTGAAGAGAGGCACCTCAGAGACTAGATTTTAA